One genomic window of Magnolia sinica isolate HGM2019 chromosome 3, MsV1, whole genome shotgun sequence includes the following:
- the LOC131240803 gene encoding transcription factor bHLH149-like, which produces MPVETPPRIPFRKRPAPKNPESRWRTISQERIYGQRLLEAIKHARNSSQPSRISSSRTIKEAADSALALTAKGQTRWSRAILSRRWQKRKLWLKAGGKIRRCSGTRRLEKPAPSLSLSAAPQPRKKTAEKVGDRLRVLGRLVPGCRKLSTASLLEEAADYMAALEMQVKAMRTLADLLSATTLDSTVESRTT; this is translated from the coding sequence ATGCCCGTCGAGACTCCTCCCCGAATCCCGTTCCGGAAAAGACCTGCCCCGAAGAATCCCGAATCCAGATGGAGAACCATCTCGCAGGAGAGGATCTACGGCCAGAGATTGCTCGAAGCTATCAAACACGCCCGGAATTCATCCCAACCGTCGAGAATCTCCTCTTCTCGCACGATCAAAGAAGCCGCCGACTCGGCTCTGGCTTTGACCGCAAAAGGTCAAACCCGATGGAGCAGGGCGATCCTCTCGAGGCGGTGGCAGAAGCGTAAATTATGGTTGAAAGCCGGTGGAAAGATTAGGCGTTGTTCAGGTACGCGGCGGCTCGAGAAGCCGGCTCCGTCCCTGTCCCTGTCAGCAGCACCGCAGCCAAGGAAGAAGACGGCGGAGAAGGTGGGGGACCGTTTACGTGTCCTCGGGCGATTGGTCCCCGGATGTCGGAAGCTATCGACCGCCTCCCttctggaagaagccgctgaTTACATGGCAGCTCTCGAGATGCAAGTCAAGGCGATGCGCACATTAGCCGATCTGCTCTCGGCTACAACTCTAGATTCCACCGTGGAGTCGCGGACCACGTGA